From Leptolyngbya sp. CCY15150, one genomic window encodes:
- a CDS encoding calcium-binding protein, translating into MAKVERDEEREERITMEIVVDTYGPEEQAMGWYYYLQDTLQFPFTATRILQRRIVPLKEDAPVTVVGMASEGECEQEMFVEIESDGDILAVPLIQIEAPEADAKTQQAIADWHYWVNQGYEFG; encoded by the coding sequence ATGGCGAAAGTTGAACGGGATGAAGAGCGGGAAGAACGGATCACGATGGAGATTGTGGTGGATACCTACGGCCCGGAAGAGCAAGCGATGGGCTGGTACTACTACTTGCAGGACACCCTACAATTTCCCTTCACCGCCACCCGTATCCTTCAGCGGCGTATTGTCCCGTTGAAGGAAGACGCACCGGTGACTGTGGTGGGTATGGCATCGGAGGGTGAGTGTGAGCAGGAAATGTTTGTGGAAATTGAGTCGGATGGCGATATCTTGGCAGTGCCCTTGATCCAGATTGAAGCCCCAGAGGCCGATGCAAAGACCCAGCAAGCGATCGCTGACTGGCATTATTGGGTGAATCAGGGATATGAGTTTGG